The following DNA comes from Leptospira stimsonii.
TCAATATTCTTAATCCGGAACAAATCAAAGCGGAAATGTTGCTCGCGAGTTCCGAAAACAGATTGTATTTTAATTTTGTTCACCGATTGAAGTCCGGGATTCACAGGGACGTGGAAGTTTTTTCCGGTCCGATTTTTCTCGATGGTAAAACATACCTCTATTCGATCATACACGACGTGACCGATCGAAACCGAGCTTTGGAAGCGAGAGCTCTGAGCGAAAAAAAATATAGAAACCTGATCGAACTTGCGGCGGACGGGATCGTTCTGATCGGATCCGATGGAGCGATCGAAGAGGCAAATCAAATGTCTTTGGAACTCACCGGTTACTCGAAAGCAGAAATGCTTCGTATGACCGTTCAGGATATCATCGATTCTGAAAATCTCGAAGAACTTCCCCTCCAACTGAATTTTGAAGAGGGAACGAGACTCATACGTGAAAGAATCATTCGACGTGCCGATGGAAGTTTGATTCCCGTCGAAGTCAACGCGGTTCGACTGGAACAAGGCCGTCTTTTAGCGGTCGTTCGCGACATTCGGGAGAGGAAACTCATTCAGAAAAAGATGGAAGATTCCTTAAAGGAAAAGGAACTGATGTTGCAAGAGATTCATCATCGTGTGAAAAATAATCTTCAGATCGTTTCGAGTCTTTTGAGTCTGCATTCCGAATTCAATGAAAATGCTTATCTGCAAAAGATTCTCAGGGAATGTGAATTACGAGTCAAATCGATGGCCCTCGTTCACGAGGAACTCTATCGTTCGGATGATCTCGCGAAAGTAGATCTCAAAAGCTATTACTTTTCCCTTTCGTCCAATCTCCTTTCCGTGTACGGACAAGCGGATAGGATTCAAATTCATGCTCTCGAAGAATCTTTTTTTATGTCGATCGATCGTGCGATTCCGATCGGTCTGATTCTCAACGAACTCCTTACTAATTCTCTAAAATACGCGTTCACAAATCAGGGAATCGGGGAAATATTTTTACATCTTCAGAAAACGAACGAAACCATGGAATTAGAATACAAAGATACGGGATCCGGTTTCGATTTGAATCAGGCTCAAAACATTCAGAACGGGCTCGGTCTTAAACTGATCGATATGCTTTCGTCACAACTGCACGCAAAGTTATCCTTAAACACGGAAAAGGGTTTTTATCTAAGAATGCATTTTGCCGGCTGGAAAGAATGAAATTTCACAGTAATGACGATTCGCCCTTCGGAACCTGCTTGCATTATTTAAACTGAGATTTACACTCGCATTTCGGGAAATACTATGCAACATACAAAAGAAGAAATTCTAAAACAGATTTATCTATTTTCCAATTTTACGGAAGACGAATTGAGTTCGATCGCCGAGAAGACGGAATACAAAGTTTATGAACAAGGCGACGCCATCTTCCACGAAGGCAACGAAGCAAAAGCGTTTTTTGTGGTCATCTATGGAACCCTAAAGGTTCTCACTTCCACGGAAAAAGGAGACGACGTGAACGTGACTACGATCGCAACAGGAGATCATTTCGGTGAACTTCCGTTTTTGGATCCAGGAAAACGTTCCGCATCGGTGGAAGCGATGGAACGATCCGAACTCTTAAGAATTCCTTATGACCATCTCAACGACGTTTTCTCAAAGGACCCAAAAGCGTCCTTGAAATTCTACCAATCGATTTCGCATTTCTTAGCAAAACGGTTGAGAATGTTGACCCAAGACTTGACATACGCAAGAGAGCTTAGAAAAAGATTTACGATCTGATTTCAAGTCGCGCACCGGGTTCGAAAATCGAATCCGGTTTTTTCTATCCGACCTAACAGGAATATGAGAATGAAAAATAAAATTTCCGCACTTCGTAGTACTCGCCTTACGACTACCTTTCTTCTTTTATTGATCGTATCCACTTCGTTTTATTCTTGTTCGGCGGCCCTTGTTAACTCCGCTCTCTACTTCGAGCGATACCAATCGAACTTGGAAACAAAAGAAATTCAAGTTGGCTCTTACAAGTGGACCTATCTTGAAGGAGGGACGGGTGAGACGATCCTTTTAGTCCATGGTTTTGGTGGTGATAAGGACAATTGGACACGGTTTGTAAGAACGCTTACGAATTCCTATCACGTCGTCATTCCCGATCTTCCCGGGTTCGGAGAAAATGATCGAAAGCCCGAAGACGAATATTCGATTCGCACGCAAGTTTCTCGTTTGGACGATTTCACAAGAGCGCTTGGGTTGGGTAAGTTTCATATCATCGGAAATTCGATGGGAGGTTCCATCTCCGGAGTGTATGCGGCGACGTATCCGGATAAGATTCTGACGCTCGGACTTTTGGATTCCGCGGGAGTCAAGTCTCCGATTCCGAGCGAACTTTCGGTTTATCTATCGAAAGGAAGAAATCCGCTCGTTGCAAACAACGATGAGGAATTCGACTTTCTTCTGAATTTTATTTTTGTAAAGCCGCCGGCCATCCCTTCCTTCTTAAAAGGTTATTTTGCGGAAAAGTCGATTCGAAATCGTGAGTTTAACGAGAAGATCTATAAGGATCTTCGTTTGAATCTGTCCGTGTTAGAAGAAAGAATGAAATCGATTCATGCACGAACCTTGATCGTTTGGGGAGATACGGATCGTGTCATTCATATTAGCTCCTCGGACGTTTTACTCAAAGGGATCCAAAATTCAACTCGAGTCATTATGAAGGACTGCGGACATAGCCCTATGCTGGAGCGTCCAACGGAAACTGCAGGGATCTATTCGAAATTCCTAAAAGGAGAATCGGATCTTTCTTCAGGGTTGAAATAGGTGTAAAATCGTAGACTCAATGTCGTGAACTTGAATCGGTTTTGCGATATACGCATCCATACCGGCCTCGATACATTTTTCCTTATCGCCTTCCATCGCGTTAGCCGTCATTGCAACGATGATCGGATTCGGGTCGGTAAAATCCTTTCTGATCCGTTGGGTCGCTTCAAAACCGTCCATTTCCGGCATTTGAATGTCCATAAAAATCAATTGATAGGATTGGTTTTTCAAACTGGACAATGCTTCCACGCCGTTGTTTGCGGTGTCCACTTTATATCCGAGTTTGCTTAGAAGACGAATCGCGATCTTCTGATTGATCACGTTGTCTTCCACGAGAAGAATATTGAGGGGGATTCTTTCGGAAAGTTTTTTCTCCTTTTCATTCTCTTCTTCCAACTTTGCGATTCGGGTGGGAAATGCTTTGTCAAAAATTTTACTCAGTTCATCCAAAAGAATCGGTTTAAACATCATGAATATCTTAAAACCGGGACGATTGAAAAGACCTTGTGTGACTAAATGATACGAATTTTTTAATTCGCTCTCCATAAGAAGGATGATCGTCAATTTAATGTTCGGCGTGCTGGTCTTGAGCTCGTCTAGAATTTC
Coding sequences within:
- a CDS encoding cyclic nucleotide-binding domain-containing protein — protein: MQHTKEEILKQIYLFSNFTEDELSSIAEKTEYKVYEQGDAIFHEGNEAKAFFVVIYGTLKVLTSTEKGDDVNVTTIATGDHFGELPFLDPGKRSASVEAMERSELLRIPYDHLNDVFSKDPKASLKFYQSISHFLAKRLRMLTQDLTYARELRKRFTI
- a CDS encoding alpha/beta fold hydrolase, which gives rise to MKNKISALRSTRLTTTFLLLLIVSTSFYSCSAALVNSALYFERYQSNLETKEIQVGSYKWTYLEGGTGETILLVHGFGGDKDNWTRFVRTLTNSYHVVIPDLPGFGENDRKPEDEYSIRTQVSRLDDFTRALGLGKFHIIGNSMGGSISGVYAATYPDKILTLGLLDSAGVKSPIPSELSVYLSKGRNPLVANNDEEFDFLLNFIFVKPPAIPSFLKGYFAEKSIRNREFNEKIYKDLRLNLSVLEERMKSIHARTLIVWGDTDRVIHISSSDVLLKGIQNSTRVIMKDCGHSPMLERPTETAGIYSKFLKGESDLSSGLK
- a CDS encoding sensor histidine kinase, yielding MSLNQNKRIDEGMSRFCEEAEVHWNLLLRTNGEILSADSHLLENLGISERELVDARRLIHNWSSIPHGNFPWKGKIVIIDSKGGERIWEGAIELLSEDILLLRFFRPKMEQRMEDQFFQIFHKNLAIKLILDPETGGIFNVSESALEFYGYSREEFLKLKISDINILNPEQIKAEMLLASSENRLYFNFVHRLKSGIHRDVEVFSGPIFLDGKTYLYSIIHDVTDRNRALEARALSEKKYRNLIELAADGIVLIGSDGAIEEANQMSLELTGYSKAEMLRMTVQDIIDSENLEELPLQLNFEEGTRLIRERIIRRADGSLIPVEVNAVRLEQGRLLAVVRDIRERKLIQKKMEDSLKEKELMLQEIHHRVKNNLQIVSSLLSLHSEFNENAYLQKILRECELRVKSMALVHEELYRSDDLAKVDLKSYYFSLSSNLLSVYGQADRIQIHALEESFFMSIDRAIPIGLILNELLTNSLKYAFTNQGIGEIFLHLQKTNETMELEYKDTGSGFDLNQAQNIQNGLGLKLIDMLSSQLHAKLSLNTEKGFYLRMHFAGWKE